Genomic window (Erythrolamprus reginae isolate rEryReg1 chromosome 3, rEryReg1.hap1, whole genome shotgun sequence):
ttttcattatcagcaaaaatatgttaagcacacatatactgctcagaaaaataaagggaacactcaactaacacatcctagatctgaatgaatgaaatattctcattgaatatttcatttgcacaactattccattcacacaacagcatgtaaagttgactgtcaatcagtgttgcttcctaagtgtacagtttgatttcccagaagtttgatttacttgaagttatattctgttttttaagtatttcctttatttttttgagcagtgtatattggaagggaccttgtaggtcatcaagcaggagaccctatatcagggatggcgaaccttttttccctcaggtgccaaaagagtgtatgTGCATGCTGTTGCACACGtgcaagtacccacacccataattcagtgccctctggaggccataaacagcctgtttcccaacttctggtgagccgagtaggctcatgtttcaccctccccaggctccaaaggcttccctggtgcctggggagggtaaaaacgccttctccTATccttcccagaggctctctggaagccaaaaacgctctcccagagcctctgtgtgagccaaaaatcagctggccagcatacacatgcaccttggagctgattTAGGGCAGCGGCTCACATGCCAGCGGATATGAGACTGCATACCATgtgtggcccccgtgccataagtttgccattcGCTGCCCTATCCCTGCTGTCCTGCTTGGGTCTCTATGACCGAAGATGAAATTTGAGACTCTATGGATTATTTTTCATgtggatctgaaacttgtgattaattgacttttcctcatttgaggagtttgagtgttgtttgtttgtttaccttTTGCTACACACTGAttgttacacttgtactgttcgggtCAACATGACCCGAACAGTTTTACAGGTCACTAATTATTTCTGCCTGCAAAATTTATTTGTTCTCCTGTGTACTTCATCTCATTATTCAAAAGGGTGCATATTGTAAAGTCATTTTTTATTACTGTGCCATGAAGTAAGCTAAAGTGTGCCATTGTGACAAAGCAGAATGAATGTTTGTTTAGGAGAGGGGGGGAGTATTCAGTGTCCTGTGTACTTtataggcttttatattttatgattggtatgtgtgtgttgtatggttttaaattatggggttttatatgtttttttcttttttaatattagatttgttccattgtaatattgtttttattattgttgtgagccaccctgagtcttcggagaggggcggcatacaaatctaatatattattattattattattattattattattattatcatcatcatctcaaaATGGTGGCTGTTTCACTGTCCCTAATATACAGCTTACTTAGTCAGTCATTTCTTTCACTTCAGAGAGAGAGGACACTGGTTTATGTCAGAGAGGACACTGAGGTGTGAATACACATCTTTTCCGGTATGTAACCTATAAACTATGTCTTTCTTTTCAAAATAATTCAATTCTATTGTTTAGATTGCCTATTGTAAAGTCATTTTTTATTACTGTGCCATGAAGTAAGCTAATGTGTGCCATTGTGACAAAGGAGAGTGAATGTTTGTTTAGGAGGGGATGTATTCTCACTGCTGTGATATATTGATTGCATGGATGAGCATTGAGTACAAATTTGAACAGGGTCTGTTTCAGGgccccatcacacacacacagaggcaccCTGCGATTGTGATGCTGCAACATCACAAACATGAGGCTCCAGTATCGCAAGCGTAGTGGTCACACTGCACTTTCTTCATCGCTGGGACAGCGATATatattacagtacagtgatcccccgattatcgcgacggttccgttccaagacccctcgcgataatcgatatttcgggatgtagtggtgcggaagtaaaaacaccatctgcgcatgcgcgcccctttttccatggccgcacatgcgcagatggtggagtttgcgtgtgggcggcggggaagacccggggaagacccagggaaggttccttcggccgcccaacagctgatctgctccgcagcgcggcagcagcgaggagccgaagatggggtttccccgttgcccaggcaacggggaaaccccatcttcggctccttgctgctgccgcgctgccgagcagatcagctgctgggctgccgaaggaaccttccctgggtgccgcccgccgctcgagagcaagagggggagagatagagaaagagtgagaaggaaagaaagagatgagagagggaggaagagagtgtgagagaggaagaagcaagatagtgtaagagatagagaaagaaagatgagaaaggaagggagtgacgtcatcgggtggaaaaatcgcgatatagcgtttcgcaatgatcgggatcgcgaaactcgggggatcactaatatattttttgtttgaAACTGGTTATAGATCTTTTTTGTTGTGAAACTGGTTATAGATCTTTTTTGTTGTGAAACTGGTTATagatctttttctcttttattgttatttatttatatagttagtttttctttattattatttcatagtGTTGACTCAAGTTGTGACTGTGCATAATTTCAAAATTTGGATAAAAATGTCTCGAAGACGTCTATTGACTGATGCTGAATTGGAAGAGCTTGTCAACACCTCTGATTCAGAAGATGATATTCCAGATGAAAATGTGTCCGAAGAGGAGGACCACATAAGTGATTGGGAAAGCAATGATGAAAATTCTGATTCTGAAGTGGAATATGAAGAAGAacatgatacccagacaactagTCAGATGCAAGAAATCCATTCTAAAAACAAGGATTTAATTTGGAATTTGCAGCCTAGTCACGCTGATGGATTGCCCACTGAAAATATCATAAAAGCTACTACTGGTCCTACTACGTACGCTATATCAAGAATATCTGATATAAGGTCAGCATTTGCATTGTTCCTAAATACGACTATCCTGAATATTCTAATACAAATGACAAACATTGAGGGACAGCAAGTTTATGGTGATAAATGGCACAAATTAGATGTGACAGCACTAAATGCTTATATTGGTTTACTTCTTTTAGCAGGAGTGTACAAATCTTATGGTGAAGCTACTAAAAGTTTGTGGAATCCTGAAACCGGTCGCCACATATTTAGAGCTACAATGTCTCTTGAAAGGTTTCATGAGATTTCTAGAGTATTAAGGTTTGATAATAAAACAGATCGAAGTGAAAGAAGAGCTAAAGATAAACTAGCCCCTATTAGAACTGTTTGGAATAAATGGGTAGAGATTCTGCCGCAATTATATAATGTTGGTGAAGCTATAACTGTCGATCAACAACTGTTGGGATTCCGAGGTTGGTGCCCGTTCAGGCAATACATACCGAGTAAGCCTGCAAAGTACGTCATCAAGGTATGGACACTGTGTGACAGTAAAAGTTCATACGTTCAAAATGCTCAAGTGTATACAGGAAGAAACCCTGGAGAAAGACCTGAAAAAAATCAGGGTATGCAAGTTGTTCTTGATTTGACTCATGCGCTAAAAGGACAGAATGTCACATGTGGCAGCTTTTTCACATCCTACCAACTGGGCCAGATGTTGCAAAAACGACACCTTACCATGCTTGGTTCTATAAGGAAAAACGACCCAGAACTGCCGCAAGGTATCCTTAGTAAAAGAGAAGTGTATAGTTCTACTTTTTACTTTAATGGAGATACAACAGTTGTGTCTTACGTTCCCCCCAAAAATAAACAGGTAATTCTAATGAGCACAATGCACCATGACAATGCAATAAGTAATCGAGAAGACAAAAAGCCGGACATGATATTAGATTATAATGCCACGAAAGGGGCAGTTAATACACTAGAACAAGCAATATCAACATACACGTGCAAATGCAAAACTAATCGTTGGCCAATGATAATGTTTTACAACATTCTGGATGTTTCGGCATACAACGCATTTGTTTTATGGAGAGAAATCGACCCCAATTGGAACAGAAGTAAGCTGCATAAAAGACGAATGTTTATTGAAGAATTAGGAAAATCCCTAGTTAGGCCGTATATCGAAACCAGAAAAGTAAACCCCAGAATTGAAGGagcagccgccattttgaagaGCGTCCAGCAGCATGCTCAAAAAAGAGACTCCGCGGCCTCCACCAGCACAGCTACCAGCCAAAAAAGGAGGAGATGTAGATTCTGTCCATCTTCTTGTGACAATAAAACAAATGTGACATGTGCCGGGTGTGCAAAATATGTTTGTAAAGGACATGTGTTTCATTATTGTGCTCAATGTAAAAATGAATGAACTTGTTCAAGCTTTTTatagataaaaaaagaaaaactgatgTTTTCGTTATTTTTCATTTGTTGTTTTATAAAATATGTTAAGACAAAGTTATGCTTGGCTAGATTTAAAGTTATAGTAAATTAAAATAAGCATGTTTGTTATTTGTGTGCAGAATTGTATAAAGCGAACATAATTGCAAACAGCTCTTGTaacctttttttgaaaaaataaataaaaatgaagttttaatttcatttttcatttgtttatgatcaaccATGTTCACATACAGTTCAATAATGaaataggtattcaaaaaaaactacagtagctaaaatcaacattttgatAGATCGGGTCTTATTGTAAATACGAATAGTACAGCAGGGACCATgtcctgacaaatggcagtccaatctccccttgaaagtctcaagtgttggcgcGCTCACAACCTCCataggcaagctattccattggctgatcgctctcaccataaGAAAGTTAAAGGGACACCTCTTTAAATGTACATAATTTATGCTACCATCAGAGGCCCAGCTATATCACAGCATTGTTTCTTAAAGACAGGTACTCAAGAAATGTCTCTTTGATATAACCATCTTAATCACAGACTTACTTTCTGAGATAGATAAGACTGCCTCTTCCTTGTTCTCTTTCAATAGCTAGTTGAGGTTATGAACATTTTAACAACTTGTGATTAGATCATTTAAGGTCACTCTGACATTTGACTACATGTCTTTTAATCCTCAGTTTCTTGGTTTTATATTAAACTAATCTCTTTAGGTAGAGGGCATAATTTACACTGAACAATTTAACATAAGTTTAGTAAATTTATAAGTGCAAATGTGGAAAGGCTTGTACATCTCTATGTGAACATTCTAACACTTTTGTTTAAACACTGTCCTTTCCTTCTGCTTATGCACAAATACCAGCAGGGACTGTTAGTCCTTGAAAGAATAATTGCAGCTCGATACGCCCTGACTTTTGGTGGCCTTTGTCCTATCTTTAAAAGGGCTATATCATTTGGGACACAGCTGTGCAGTGCTAAGATGTGGgagtttttaaaaacacaaatgaATACTAGAGAGCCCTTGAGATATTATATTTATCTATGCAGAAACCCAGGGTAGGAGGTGTGAGCTTAGCATTTGAACATTGAATTGCAACTGGAATGTAATATCTATCTTGAAACACAAGAAATGCAGAAAAGGTGGCTTCTCACTTTAGAACAATGGTAGGTTGACCAGAAGAGAGAATTGATGAAAGAACAAGCCAAGATGCCCAAAGCTTGTTGTTTGGTTATAGAAATCTTTCATTTGCACTAACTGATTTTATAATGAttacttttatatatttgttgtttttattgattgTGGTATGGTGCCTAGAGTCCCTTATGTGAAATGGCCGCcctaataataattgaaaaagttggaagggaccttgaaggtcttctagtccaaccccctgcttagacactatttcagacaaatggttatccccacatcatcttaaaaatttccagtgttggggcattcacaacttctggaggcaagttgttccactgattaactgttctgactgtcaggaaatttctccttatttctaaattacttccctccttgtttagtttccacccattgcttcttgttctaccctcaggtgctttggagaacaattTATGTGGAGAACAGACAATTTAAGTTTCCTCTTGGAAATCCGAATTTTAGATTTGTCCCAATATATTTTGAGGGAATTTTGCTTCCCATAATCAATAAAGGCTTAGAAAGTATTTGAGTCTCGATCTTGAATGAGAGGATAAAACTATATCACCTGCATGCAGCATCAAGTATGGTCTTCTACAGCCAAAGGAAGGGAAGTAGTTTTTCTTGCAGTTTAGAAATTATGGCAGGTCATTAagatagatgttaaatagcattgAGGTGAAAATTCAGCCCT
Coding sequences:
- the NDUFAF6 gene encoding NADH dehydrogenase (ubiquinone) complex I, assembly factor 6 isoform X1; this encodes MSRRRLLTDAELEELVNTSDSEDDIPDENVSEEEDHISDWESNDENSDSEVEYEEEHDTQTTSQMQEIHSKNKDLIWNLQPSHADGLPTENIIKATTGPTTYAISRISDIRSAFALFLNTTILNILIQMTNIEGQQVYGDKWHKLDVTALNAYIGLLLLAGVYKSYGEATKSLWNPETGRHIFRATMSLERFHEISRVLRFDNKTDRSERRAKDKLAPIRTVWNKWVEILPQLYNVGEAITVDQQLLGFRGWCPFRQYIPSKPAKYVIKVWTLCDSKSSYVQNAQVYTGRNPGERPEKNQGMQVVLDLTHALKGQNVTCGSFFTSYQLGQMLQKRHLTMLGSIRKNDPELPQGILSKREVYSSTFYFNGDTTVVSYVPPKNKQVILMSTMHHDNAISNREDKKPDMILDYNATKGAVNTLEQAISTYTCKCKTNRWPMIMFYNILDVSAYNAFVLWREIDPNWNRSKLHKRRMFIEELGKSLVRPYIETRKVNPRIEGAAAILKSVQQHAQKRDSAASTSTATSQKRRRCRFCPSSCDNKTNVTCAGCAKYVCKGHVFHYCAQCKNE